CCGATGGTGAGCGTCGTGCTCGCCCCATTGACCGTCAGCGAGAAAGCATCGTCCTGATTGATGCCGACCACGTCACGCAGGCGCCCGGTGCCAAGATCAATGGTCCCGGTAATCTCGGCCTCAATCGTGCTAGGATTGCGAATATTCTCAACGATACCAAGCGATTCCAGCGAGAGGCTCGGACCTTCTGTGATCGTAAAGCCGGCGCCATTGTCGGTGCTGATCTGTAGCTGGCCGTTGCCGTCGAGGCTGGCCGTCAGGTTCGCAATGGCGTTGAGTTGAGAGAGGAGGGCAGAGGAGCGATCATTGCTGTTGATCGTGATTGTTGTCGGGCCAGCGGCACCCTCTACCTGGATGTCGAACTGGCCGCCGACTGAAACGCCAGCCAAGTCCTCCAGCTTGCCTGATGAGATATCAACAGTGCCTGTGATGCTCGTGGCATAGGCGGCATTGGTGTCGCCGGTAGTGACGATCTGGGTGCTGTTCTCGGTTATGCCGAGATCGTTCGTCAATGAGCCGTTGATGTCAGTGAGCCCCAGCGTGGAGCCGTCCGTTGCCTCGATCCGCAGCGCGCCTTCAGCGGTAAAGCTGGCGCTGACATTGGCAACCGCGTTTAAGCTGTCGAGCAAGTCCTGCCCGGTGGTTGTGCTTGTCACATCAATGCGGGTGGCTGATCCAGCGCTGCCGAGCTGAATGTCGAAGGAGGCGCCGTCCTGCGTGCCGGCAAGGTCGTCGAGCACCGTCAAATCGCGGATGTTCGTCGTTCCAGTCAATTGCGCGTTGTCTTGAACCGTGCGTGTCAGATCGACCGTTTCGGTGCCAGTTGCGGTCAGACCGAGCACGTCCAACATCGTATTGCTGGTGGAACGCACATCGAGTGCTTGTTCGCCTTCAGCCTCCAATTGCAGCGCGCCACTGCCATCTAGCATGGCTGACAGCCCGGTTACGGCATCGAGCGCCGTTACGTAATCGGCCAAGGTCGCCGCATCGGCGCGGGTAACTGTGACGGTTGGGTTGGTTCCGATGGTGATTTCCAGTCCCGACTCGAGGCTGGCTGCGTCGTAGTCCTGTGCGCTGGCAATGGTTGACAAGTCCTTGGTGCCTGAGGCCAAGGCGTTGTCGGTGACCTCAACGTCGCGGCTCAACGTTTCGGTGCGGTTGGTGGAAAAGCCGAAGTCAGCGAGCGTTTCCGCATTGCGGATCTGCAGTTGCTGGCCGTTGGTCGCTTCCAGCGTTAGGCGATCTTGATCGTCGTAAGCGGCCGACAAGCCGTCAACGGCATTCAACTGATCAGCGACCTGGGTACGCGTGGCCGAGGCGGCAATGGTGAGTGTGGTGGTGGTTTGACCAATGGTGATCGACAGTTCGCCGTCCTGGCCGCCCGCCAGAACGCTCGAAAGATCGCCCGCAGCCGGCAGGGCGGTCGCGCCAGTCCGTCGCGCATTGACCGGGGTGACGTCCATAACGGTCGTTTCACGCGTTTCGGAAGCCTCGCTCGTGCCGTCCAATAGCTTCTGACGAAGATCGCGCAGCGTTTGGGTGATGTTGCCCGCGGTGCTTTCGGCGCGGCTGAGCATGCTCAGCGTTTTGCCCATATCGTCGATGGCGGCGCTGATCCGGCCAATGCGCCCATCCAACGCTGACGTCGCGGCGATGGCAGACGAGCGGGAAGATTGGCGGGATTGAGCGGTGGAAGACGTCGATGTGCCGGCGGGGTTGCCGGTCTGGCTGATCTGTCCATCGCGCAGGGGAGCGGTCTGCATCAAAAATGCAGAAGACAGCACACCGAGCCTGAAGAGACCTGTATCGACCATTTCCACCCCAAGGCCCGAAAACTGCGCCGTCGCGCAAAGGGCCAACCGGAAAGGTTATGGCAGAAAGATGTAAGCGCTGGGTCGGCGAGGGGGTGGCAATTTGAGCGGTGGCGGAAAGGTGCTGATAACCAAAAAGGGCTTGGAAGGTGAGGGCGTCTTAGAACAGACGCAGCACGTTCTGGTCGGCCTGCGAAGCGAGCGACAGAGCGGTCGAGGACAGCTGCTGACGGGTCTGCAGGGCCAAAAGGTTGGCACCCTCTTCGTTGGTATCGGCCAGCGTGAGGTTGGCAGCACCAGTTTCCAGCGTGTTGATCATGGACTTGGTGAAGTCCTCACGGGTTTCCACGATGGAGAGGTTGGAACCAAACTCCGACGCCTGCGAACGCAGCGTATCAATCGCCTGGCCCAGTGAATCGAGCGTTCCATCAATACCGGCTTCACTATCGAAACCCTCGCTTCCCAATGCCGACAATCCCAGCCCAGCAGCGGTAAGATCTGATCCGGAGATGTCGAGGCGCGATGATCCATCCTCATTGAAGATCACCGCCAGATCGTCTCCATCGATCAGATTGACACCGTTGAAGCCTGAATCGGAGACTAGGTCGTCGATCTGCTGCATGATTTCGTTGTACTGATCGACAAACTCGGCCCGCTCCGGATTGGCGACATCACCCACCGCGTACACACCAGGCTCAAGGCCAAACTTTCTCGCCCCATTGTTGGTGATTGTTATGGTGTCGACCCCGTCAAGGGGCGTGAACTCAACGCGTTGATCGACTGGGTCATAGGAACCGCCGGGCAAAAGGCTGACCAGCGATGTCAGGAGTTCAACTGAGTCGACGCCGAGAACAGAAACCTGGGTGTTGCCTAGACCTTCACCCTGATTGAAGTAGAAAGTCTGGTCTTCTGGTGTGGAGGGGGCGGAGTAAGATGTCAGGGCCGAACTGGTGCCGGTATAGGTCCACTCGGAAATGCCGAACGCTGCTAGGGCATCAACCGTTCCGCCGACGGTGAATGTTGTGTTCGGATCACCTGTCGTCGAAATGGTCAGCTGATTGGTCGTAGCATCGATGGATGCAACGAGGTTTAGCGTCGTTAGATTGGCCAGCGCAGTCTCGAACTCTGCCCGCGTGTCGATTTGGCCAGCGGAATCATCGCTGCCGAAGGTGAGAGTGTCATCACCAATCGTCAGTGTCTGCCCGTCCAGCGCCCTCAAGCCAGCGTTCACTGTATCGGAGGACTGCGGATTTTGACGGAAACCTAAGTCCCATCCATCGCCTGTGCCCAACATGGTCCATGGATCATCGGCAGAGAAGAGGACTTGATCGCCGACAATCGTACCGCTGACATCACCCAAGGTGGCAATTGCGGCAGCAAAGTCCTCAATGCTGTTGATCGTGCTCATGTCGACGCTTTGCGGGGTGCCCGTCGTGTCGAGAAGATTAAGTGTGCTGCTTAGTCCAGAGAGGATCGAGTTGGTGTCTTCTGCCAAGGGCGGGAAAACGATGACGTTCAGCGCCTGATCGAAGACGTTGCTGGTGCCATCAAGGATAGTTAGATCGCCCGCACCGACCTGTCCGGTGGTGGTAGCTATTTGGTTTGAACCGTCGATCCCAATTGTGAAACTTGCGAAGTTACCGCCTTGATTGCGGGCTGCCTGCTGAATTGCGCTGAACACGGAGTCCATATCTCCAGAGGCGTCAATGACGATTTCGGAGCCCGAGGGAACGTAGCCGCCGGAGACATCGAAGGCGAAGTCAATTTGCTCACCGCCGGCCAAGTAACTCAACGTCTCACCCTGGTTGATCACGCTGCCTGCCGACGTGCTGCCTGAAAAGCTTTGTACCGGAGAAAGAAAGGATGCCGCGGTATCGTTGGTACCTAGGCCGCTGATTTCCTCGCCAAGGACAGCGTTCTCAACATCATTGGCGATGGCAACTGTGCCCGTAACCGTCGCATTGGTGTCGTTGACGATGGTTGAGCCAAACACCCCAGCGACAAAGACTGTATCGCTTGACTGCTGTGCCTGGCGCGCGACGGCCTGTGCCGATTCAACAAGCTTGGTGATCGCCGAAATTCCGTTGTCGGCAGCTTCCAGCGTCTGCGTGGCATTGGACACGCCGTCCATCAAACGGGCCAAATCGCTTGCCCGGCTGTTGAGCGAAGATGCTGTGAAGAAGTTGGTTGGGTTGTCGAGGGCAGAATTGACCTTGAGACCTGTTGCCAGACGCTCCTGCGTCATCGACATCAAATCGGCGGTTGTCTGCAAAGACAGCAGGTTCGAGCGCACAGCGCTCGAAAGCGTAACATCTGACACAATACTGGCCTCATCCTAGGCAACGCGTGCGATCCATCCTGGACGCGATGCCAACCTACCCTGAAGCCGGTGAAGACGTGGTTAATGAACAGCTTAAGTGTTTGGTAAATAATAGTTAAACGACCTGCAGAGGCAATGAAAACGCACTGCCAGCAATCAAAAAGGGCGGCGCCGAAGCGCCGCCCTTTGGAAAAAGGCTTGGAAGGTGAGGGCGTCTTAGAACAGACGCAGCACGTTCTGGTCGGCCTGCGAAGCGAGCGACAGAGCGGTCGAGGACAGCTGCTGACGGGTCTGCAGGGCCAAAAGGTTGGCACCCTCTTCGTTGGTGTCGGCCAGGGTGAGGTTGGCAGCACCGGTTTCCAGCGTGTTGATCATCGACTTGGTGAAGTCCTCACGGGTTTCCACGATGGAGAGGTTGGAACCAAACTCAGAAGCCTGCGAACGCAAGCTGCCGATGGCGGTGTCGAGGTTGCCGAGCACCGCGTTGATGTCCGTATCGGCATCAAGACCGGTTGAACCCAACTGCGACAGGCCAAGGCCGGTGGCATCAAAGGAGACACCGGTGATCGACAGAGTAGACGAGCCGTCTTCGTTGAAGATAACCGACAGGTCATCGCCATCGAGAAGGTTCACACCGTTGAAGCCGGCATCTTCAGCCAACTCATCGATCTGCCCCATAAGCTCGTTGTACTGGGTAACGAACTCAGCGCGCTCAGGGTTGACCGATGTTGTCGTCGTTGAATCAGCGCCAGTGCTGGTTCCGTCGGCGATACCCGTCGAGCCGCTTGCTACGGTCGCTGAGTAGCTGGTGATCGCCACGCTCGACGATGCGCCGGTTGTGCCCGACGTAATGGTCAGGTTGCCCGATGTGCCATCGACGGCTGCCGTTGCGCCAGTGACCTGATCGTTGATCAAGGCGGCGACATCAGCGGCGGCCAGAGCGGACGAATCCAACGACGTGCCGTTTGCAGTGTTATAGGCTGTGACCGTGGCGTCATCGATCGTAACGGTTGTGGCTGTACCGCCATCAACCGCGATGTCGAACGAAATCGAGTCGGTTGCTGCAACAGCGGCGGCACCGGTGTCCGTTGCGTTGCTAAGACCAGATGCGCCACTTGTCGCCGCATCGTTGTAGCTGCTGATGGTGATATCGGAGCTTGCACCGGTTGTGTCTGATGCAAGGGTCAGTTCACCGCCAGAAAAGCTAGCTGTTGCGCCGACACCGGCATCGGTCAGTTCCTGGTTAATCAGGGATGCGAGTTCGGCGCCAGTGATCGCTGAGTCATCTGCGACAGTACCCAGCTGTGTGATTGCCGCAGCATCGATAGTAATCGTTGACGTGCCGCCACCATCGACAGCGATGTCGAAGCTGATGGAGTCAGCTGGATCGTCGGGTGTACCGGTGTTTGTGGAGCTGGCAAACGAGACATCGTTCAAGCCAGAGTTGGCTGCCTGCGAACCGCCAACTGCACCAATGGTCAGCGTGCCGCCATTGGCATCGGTCGTCAGGCGAATGCTGCCGGTATCAACTGTTGCGGTGACGGCGAGACCGGCATCCGTCAGTTCCTGGTTGATGAGGTTCGCCAGTTCTGCGTCAGTAACATCAGCCTGGTTGGTGACTGTGCCACCGCCACCGGTGAATTGAGTTACCGCAGCAGCGTCAATCGTGATCGTCTGAGCGCCGGAGCCATCGTCGACAGAAATCGTCAGATCGTTGACGCCAGAAAGATCGACAGTACCGGTTGCGGCGCCGTTCAATGTACCGCCCGATCCAGTAACAAGCGCTCCAGAGAGGTCAAGCGCGGAAAAACCAGTACCGGTAAGCGTACCGGCTTCAGCCGGAGAGCTGCCGCCCGTGATATCAAGGGCCGAAAATGCGCCTGCAGTGGCCGTACCAGCGGTTGCTGCACCGACAACGTCGATAGTTGAAGGCGTCTGAAGGGCCTGACGTGCGGTTGCCTGTGCGGACTCAACCAGCTTGGTGATGGCGGAAATACCGTTGTCGGCAGCTTCCAGCGTCTGCGTGGCGTTCGACACACCATCAAGAAGGCGGCCAAGGTCGCTTGCGCGGCTGTTCAGCGCCGAAGCGGTGAAGAAGTTGGTCGGATTGTCGAGAGCTGAGTTCACTTTCAGGCCGGTGGCCAGACGCTCCTGCGTCTTCGACATCATGTCGGCAGTGTTCTGCAGCGAGAGAAGGTTGGAGCGCACCGCGCTCGAGAGTGTCACGTCAGACATAGCTGATCCTTTCCTAGGGTACACAAAACGCCTCATCCTGGGCGTTGCCCGACATTGCCCCGGGAAACGATAAAAGGTCGTTAACAGCGCATTTTTCAGATCAGTAAAATTGCAGGTATTTTCCTTTGGCAGCGAATGGGCGCGCACCAGCTTGGTTTCGCGCACAAAAAAAGCGGCGCCGAAGCGCCGCTTTCGTGGATTTTGAAAAGAGGAACTGGTCTTAGAACAGACGCAGCACGTTCTGGTCGGCCTGTGAGGCGAGCGACAGAGCGGTCGAAGACAGCTGCTGGCGGGTCTGCAGGGCCAGAAGGTTGGCACCCTCTTCGTTGGTGTCGGCCAGCGTCAGGTTGGCAGCACCGGTTTCCAGCGTGTTGATCATGGACTTGGTGAAGTCCTCACGGGTTTCCACGATGGAGAGGTTGGAACCAAACTCCGACGCCTGCGAACGCAGCGAGCTGGTCGCCGTATCGAGGGCTGTCAGAACAGCATCGATGTCGGAATCGGCATCCAGACCCGTGGCGCTCAACTGCGACAGGCCAAGGCCAGCCGAATCGAACGACACACCGGAAATGTCCAGCGTCGAGGAACCGTCTTCGTTGAAGATCACCGACAGGTCATCGCCATTGAGTAGGTTCACACCGTTGAAGCCGGCATCTTCGGCCAACTCATCGATCTGACCCATCAGTTCGTTGTACTGCGACACGAACTCCGCACGCTCAGGGTTGGTCACCTGCGTCACTGAGGTGGTGGCTTCTTCGGTGCCAGCCGTCAGGCCGAGGGCAGTCAGGTTGGCCGAGTCGCCGCCGACGGTGAAGGATGCACCGCTGGATCCGGTCAGCTGAATGTTGTTGGATCCATCGATCGAACCGGTGATGCCACCGGTCAGACCACCAAGAGCAGTTTCCAGATCAGCACGGGTTTCAATGTTGCCTGAACCGAAGGTCAGCGTGTTCGAGCCAATCGTCACGGTGCCGGACAGGGCGCCGATCTGAGCGTTGGTCGGATCAGCTGCTGTGGACGTGCCAAGAAGGGCAGATGCTGCTGTGCCGCTGATGCCGCTGATGCTTGTGGTGTTGTCATCCGCCGTGATCGTCAGGTTGCCACCTGTGATCGCGACAGTTTCTGTGCCACCGGTCACCAAGCGAAGTTGCGTTTGAATGTTGGCAGCCACAGAGTCGAGGTCGCCAGACGCATCGATTTCAACGTTGCCGCCTGCTGGCGTGTTCGAGCCATCAGTGTCGAACTCGAACGTCACGCTGTCGCCACCAACCGTGATCGACAGAGTCTGACCGTTGGACACAGCGGTGCTACCGGCATCTGTACCAGTCAGCGTTGTTGAACCGGTCAAAACGGCTGCCGCATCATCGGTGATTGTGGCTGAGCCGGTCTGAGCGGCTTCAGCCGACACCGTCGTTTGATCAACAGTTGCTGGGGTTTGCTGAGCCTGACGCGCTGTGGCTTGGGCTGATTCCACCAAGTTGGTGATCGCCGAGATACCGTTGTCGGCGGCTTCCAACGTCTGCGTTGCGTTCGACACGGAGTCGAGCAGGCGACCAAGGTCGTTTGCACGGCTATTGAGCGAAGATGCAGTGAAGAAGTTGGTTGGGTTATCAAGTGCAGAGTTCACCTTAAGGCCCGATGCCAAACGCTCTTGCGTCTTGGCCATCATATTGGCGGTGTTCTGCAGCGAGAGGAGGTTTGAGCGCACGGCGCTCGAGAGTGTTACGTCAGTCATTGACTTCCCTTTCTAGGTTTCAAGCACGCCTTCTTCTGAGACGCGCAAATCCTATGGCGCCCGGCGCCCTAAAACCGCGCTAAGGGAAATGGTAAAATTTGAGTAATTGGAGCAACTTAGACGATAATGGTGGCTATGTTTGCCATCGTCTTAACGCGGCAAATTTGGCGAGATTTTCTTAACCGTGTCATGTGGGCAAGCAGCAGGAGATCGCTCCGTCCAACGATGGGCCGTGAAGTTTTATTCAAAGCGGGCGGGGCAGGGCGTTAAACGACGCGCTTGATACTGGGCGCACCTTGCACCGCTTCATAGCGCGCAATGGCGCGGCTTTTCAGCGTGGCATTGTTCGGAAATTGGTGCATGAGCGTGCCGCTATCGGCATCGCGTGTTTGGATGACCAGCGAGCCTGTGGCCTCGTGGGTCTTAACATCCATTTCCGATTGCGCACGCAAAGCCTCTGCCGTTGCCTTCTGTTTGGCACGGCGCGCTTCATCCTGCGCAATTTGCTCACTGCCGGCCCGCGCAGCCTTGGCGCTGGGCTCTACGGTCTTTGGTTTTGGCAAGTCCGTCGCGGTCGAACCGCGTTTTGCTTTGGGTTCGACAGCGGCAACGAGGGGCACAAAACCCTGTGGTGCTCGCGTATCCATTGTCCTGTCCTCGGTACTCACTACACAAGAGGCGAACCTGTTTTATTGTGAGTCAGGATAGGACGAACGCGTGAATCTTCTGTTAAGGGTTCCATTAGGTGTTTTGCCGTAGCGGCAAGGTTCTAGAGAGCACGATCGACCGAGATTGCGGCTGCCTGACCGCTACGCGTCATGGTGCCTGACGCGCCGTAGGTCTTGGGCTGGCGGCTTCCTGAAACCTGATCAGATAGCCGCGAGAGCAAATGCTCGGAGACGGCTTTGGCGGTTGAAACGGTGGCGAGGTTCTTCTGAAGCTCGGCCTGAAACTCATCGTTGAGACGGCGCAGTTCGTCCAATTTCACCGGCACATAGCGGGAGATGATCTCTTTGTGCGCCTGCAGATGCTGAAGCGCTGAGCGATAGGCGAACATCAGCTCGTTTTTGGTGTCGTGATCAATCGTCGTTCGCGTCAAGGCGCCTTCGCGAAGTGCTGCTGTTTCGCGGCGCAGATGCTGGGTGAGGGCGATCATTAAGCCGTGCAAACATTCAGCGAAGCTTGTCGCACTATCGCGGTCGGTGATCGGCGTATCGGCAGTCGAGGTGGCGTCGGTCATCGTGTCGTCCTAGTTCACGGCGTCTTCTTGGATGCGGAGGAGTTCAGAGCGCACTTGGTCGGCAATGCCGATGCCGCCAGAAGCTGCCATTTCCTTGGCGTATTCTTCGACAAGCAGGCCTTGCCACATCTTCTCGCCTTCGCCACCGCCGAAGGGTTCTGAGATTTCCACGCCCTCAAAGATTGGCTTGAGCATTGCGGTCAGCATCACAGCCTCGAATTCTTCGGCGGCGGAGTTGACGGCTTCCGGGTCGCCTTGTGTCGCTGCAGCCATGCGCTGAAGTGCCGAGGTTGATCCCGCACTCAGTAGCGTCGAGGCTTGGGTTTGAAGACTGGTTTCCATTACATCACCTCGATGTCGGCTTGCAGCGCACCGGCCGCCTTGATGGCGTGGAGGATGGCGATCAAGTCGCGCGGACCGATGCCCAGCGCGTTGAGGCCGTCGACCAGTTCGCGAAGCGTCACCGTCTGCTCGACAATGCCGAGCTGAGTTTCTTCGCCTTCGACGACGTCGATGGCGGTGCGTGGCACGACAACGGTCTCGCCATTTTCGGCAAAGGGCAGGGCCTGGCTGACCTGCGGCTCTTCGGTGATCGTCACCGTCAGATTGCCTTGCGCAATGGCAACCGTTGAGACGCGAACATCGCGGCCAAGAACGATAATACCGGAGCTTTCGTCAACAACGATGCGAGCGGTTTGGTCGGGCTCGATCAACAGTTGCTCGATGTCAGTCAAAAGCTCGACCATCGACGTGTTGTAGTGCGCCGGCAGCGAGAGTTGCACGGTTCCAGGATCGGTACTGACCGCCAGTTCCTCGCCGAGCAGCGCATTGATCGCAAGCGCCATGCGGCGCGCTGTGGTGAGATCGGGATTGCGCAGCGCCAGGCGAATGGTGCTCATGCTGGCAAGGTCGAAATGAACCTCGCGTTCCACCAAGGCGCCATTGGCGATCCGTCCGGTCGTCGGTACGCCTCGCGTGATGGATGCGGCGGCGCCTTGAGCTTCGAACCCGGCAATCGCAACCGGGCCCTGGCCAATGGCATAGACCTCGCCGTCGGCGCCCAAAAGTGGGGTCACCAGAAGCGTGCCGCCTTGAAGGCTGTCCGCGTCACCCAGGGCCGAAACCGTGATGTCGATGCGTGTACCTTGCGTTGCGAACGCGGGAAGGTTGGCCGTCACCATCACGGCGGCGACGTTGGCGGTGCGCAGTTCAGCGCTCGGCGTGTTGACGCCGAGCCGCTCCAACATGGCGCGCAGTGACTGGCGCGTGAACGGTGCGTTGTTCAGCGTATCACCGGTTCCATTGAGGCCAACCACCAGGCCGTAGCCCACCAGCTGGTTTTCCCGAACACCTTCGAAATCGGCAATATCCTTGATGCGCGAGGTGGCGGCGGCGGGAATCGCAAGGGCAATTGTCAGCGCAATGGCGAAGATGAGTGTCGTGATGGAAAGGATGTGGGCGCGCATGAGCGGTTCCTAATGGCAGCGGTTTGTCCTATCCTTTACAAGTGTCGTGCCAACAGTCGACGCCTTCATCAAGTCTCTGATTTCGTTATGGAAAGCGAATGAAAATGCGGCCAGAGCACGGCTACAAGATGGTCGAACCATGGCGCGCCTTGCCGGTGGCTGGGCCAATTCTGCCGGGCTTTTAAGGTTTGGTTAACCAAAATGGCAGGACAAGAAGGGTGGGCAAACGAGGGGCTGGAGGGCCTATGCGGGTCGAGGGACCGAAATCTTCTGCAAGCGTTGGCAAGTCGCGCAAAAGCGGCGAAGCGGCTCGTGGTTTTGTCGTTCCTTCGCAGGGCTCAAGCGCGACATCTTCTGCCGCGTCTTCCTCGGCAGGCATTGCCGGTGTCCAGAGTCTCGATGCGATCTTGGCGCTGCAATCTGTGGACAATGCAGAGGACCGGGAACGCCGCGCAGTGCGCCATGGCCATGATCTCTTGGATCAGTTGGAAGCGTTGCGCGCTGACCTTTTGGCAGGCCAGATTTCGCCGCAACGTGTTGGCGCGCTTCTCTCCTTGATCCGCGCCAAACAGGCGGCTGAAGACCCGAAATTGGCAGCGCTCATCGATGACATTGCACTGCGTGCGCGGGTCGAGTTGGCCAAGCTTGGCATCGACGCCTAATCGTCGCCAACAATCTCTGCAGCCATCATAATTCTGTCGCGCGCCACTTGCTAACAGCCTCACATCGGCTTCACACAACGCTCGCGAAGGCGTTGCTTGTGGCGCACGAAGCTATGGCGTATAGCCTGCCCAAACTCGAACCTTGG
The DNA window shown above is from Hyphomicrobiales bacterium and carries:
- a CDS encoding flagellar hook protein, giving the protein MSDVTLSSAVRSNLLSLQNTADMMSKTQERLATGLKVNSALDNPTNFFTASALNSRASDLGRLLDGVSNATQTLEAADNGISAITKLVESAQATARQALQTPSTIDVVGAATAGTATAGAFSALDITGGSSPAEAGTLTGTGFSALDLSGALVTGSGGTLNGAATGTVDLSGVNDLTISVDDGSGAQTITIDAAAVTQFTGGGGTVTNQADVTDAELANLINQELTDAGLAVTATVDTGSIRLTTDANGGTLTIGAVGGSQAANSGLNDVSFASSTNTGTPDDPADSISFDIAVDGGGTSTITIDAAAITQLGTVADDSAITGAELASLINQELTDAGVGATASFSGGELTLASDTTGASSDITISSYNDAATSGASGLSNATDTGAAAVAATDSISFDIAVDGGTATTVTIDDATVTAYNTANGTSLDSSALAAADVAALINDQVTGATAAVDGTSGNLTITSGTTGASSSVAITSYSATVASGSTGIADGTSTGADSTTTTSVNPERAEFVTQYNELMGQIDELAEDAGFNGVNLLDGDDLSVIFNEDGSSTLSITGVSFDATGLGLSQLGSTGLDADTDINAVLGNLDTAIGSLRSQASEFGSNLSIVETREDFTKSMINTLETGAANLTLADTNEEGANLLALQTRQQLSSTALSLASQADQNVLRLF
- a CDS encoding flagellar protein; the protein is MTDVTLSSAVRSNLLSLQNTANMMAKTQERLASGLKVNSALDNPTNFFTASSLNSRANDLGRLLDSVSNATQTLEAADNGISAITNLVESAQATARQAQQTPATVDQTTVSAEAAQTGSATITDDAAAVLTGSTTLTGTDAGSTAVSNGQTLSITVGGDSVTFEFDTDGSNTPAGGNVEIDASGDLDSVAANIQTQLRLVTGGTETVAITGGNLTITADDNTTSISGISGTAASALLGTSTAADPTNAQIGALSGTVTIGSNTLTFGSGNIETRADLETALGGLTGGITGSIDGSNNIQLTGSSGASFTVGGDSANLTALGLTAGTEEATTSVTQVTNPERAEFVSQYNELMGQIDELAEDAGFNGVNLLNGDDLSVIFNEDGSSTLDISGVSFDSAGLGLSQLSATGLDADSDIDAVLTALDTATSSLRSQASEFGSNLSIVETREDFTKSMINTLETGAANLTLADTNEEGANLLALQTRQQLSSTALSLASQADQNVLRLF
- a CDS encoding rod-binding protein; its protein translation is METSLQTQASTLLSAGSTSALQRMAAATQGDPEAVNSAAEEFEAVMLTAMLKPIFEGVEISEPFGGGEGEKMWQGLLVEEYAKEMAASGGIGIADQVRSELLRIQEDAVN
- a CDS encoding flagellar basal body P-ring protein FlgI, which gives rise to MRAHILSITTLIFAIALTIALAIPAAATSRIKDIADFEGVRENQLVGYGLVVGLNGTGDTLNNAPFTRQSLRAMLERLGVNTPSAELRTANVAAVMVTANLPAFATQGTRIDITVSALGDADSLQGGTLLVTPLLGADGEVYAIGQGPVAIAGFEAQGAAASITRGVPTTGRIANGALVEREVHFDLASMSTIRLALRNPDLTTARRMALAINALLGEELAVSTDPGTVQLSLPAHYNTSMVELLTDIEQLLIEPDQTARIVVDESSGIIVLGRDVRVSTVAIAQGNLTVTITEEPQVSQALPFAENGETVVVPRTAIDVVEGEETQLGIVEQTVTLRELVDGLNALGIGPRDLIAILHAIKAAGALQADIEVM
- a CDS encoding flagellar assembly protein FliX, with the translated sequence MRVEGPKSSASVGKSRKSGEAARGFVVPSQGSSATSSAASSSAGIAGVQSLDAILALQSVDNAEDRERRAVRHGHDLLDQLEALRADLLAGQISPQRVGALLSLIRAKQAAEDPKLAALIDDIALRARVELAKLGIDA